TACTTTTGTAAAAGTACTTATTGGGTCGCTAACAATCTAAAAAATAGCAAATTCATTGTTAAattcattgttttaaaaattaaataaataattttgatttttgaaaattatattatattatattatattattttaaatataaatgataataaaaaatctaaaattcaaaataataatgaaaatataaaaatctaataaaatcTTAATAATTGGAAAAATATATAGGTTTAATGGCAAATTTAGttattaatgtttgtatgttttgtcAAAATGGCACTAATTATATTTTTGAGTCTTTTTTGCCATCaacctttattttttttcaatttattttcctAACAAATTTAATGAAAGTACCGTTACAAAAATTAACGGTGATGATGTGAAATTTCTTATGTGGAATATTTTAATGAGAtttaatttattacttagataactcaataagataattacatgtggaaaataataaaataaataatacaataaatttaaaaataactcttaatttaaataaaataaatgtaattatctaaaaaattaaCTCAGAGAAAATCTATTTAGTAGACAAATGAATGAAAAATtgaaacattttaaaataaaagaaaattttaaatcttaaatttattcattaaatcattagaaaaaaattgaaaaagaaaaacaaaggtcGATGAGCAAAAAGGCTAAAAAATACAATTAGGGTTATTTTGACAAAATATATAAACGTTAGTGGCTAAAATTATCATTAAGCCAAATATATAATACAtagtattaaaaaaatttaatatttgaataataaaatttctaaattaagTTTAGTTGATAAAAGAGGACTAAGTGGATTtttaaatttagttaatttaattttttttcacttGATTTGATTCAATACTCACATCTAATCACAATAAATGTGATCATCCTACGAGTAAAGGACCGTATCCAAACACACCAATTCCCAAACATAGTTGAATTAAGGGAGGAAATACCAACGGCAACAAAATTGATGGTTAATTGATTAGTGGGATAAAATTTGATATAGAGTAAATCTATGTGAACCGGTAAATCATTAAGAAAACAAATACAATAAACCAATGGTTTAACTGATTAAATTAGGTTTggatttctaataatttttttaatttgagttttcatttaatttgttatgacaattaaattatttaaatcgaGAACATGTGATTTGAATGATTCGaccttcaatttaatttttacaatacAATTAttgaaaacaataaaaatatattttaatgataaatatgaatacaattatttttaattaaatgaaattatctaGTCGAATACGTTGAATAATTGGTAATAATTATGATTTGCTCGTCTGTTATGTTAAAATTCgagatttaattatttattttaatttgacataatttcatctttaaaaaaaattactgaTCACTGAGAGTGTTTTAAATCTCACAATTTTTTCACGGATGACCTCTTGAGGAAGGCAACATTTAACAACCTCGCAATGCTCTCCGAAGCTAGCTGGCGTTTACATATGAACCATGAAGCACTTTGGTGTTGAGTTTTTAAGCAAAAATACATGCGCAACACCTCTTTCATGGAGGTGGATTTGAAGGCAAAGGCGTCATCCCTCGAAGACTTGTACTGTGTTGAGTCAAGATTGGAAATGGAGAGTTGGAAAGTCTGACTTAAAAGACAAAAAAAAGGCTAAACTTATTGTGAAATGAGAACCCAATAAATAAATAAGCAGCCCAAGCTCCTGGCTTGAAAACTGAAGCCTTTCTTGGAGCCCAAAGAAATAAAacacaaataattataaaaacatCTACTTAACCCCAACCAGCTTTCACCTTCAACCTCTTCTAATCTTGTTTTCTCGACAGGGCAAGAAACTGCGATTGTTCGAGAAGAAGataaagttaaattaaaaaaaaaaacatgttttttCACATAGTATTAGAGAGGAACATGCAATTGCATCCACGCCACTTCGGTCGTAACCTACGGGAAAACCTCGTATCCAAGCTCATGAAAGATGTCGAGGGCACTTGCAGGTTTCTTCTTTTACAATTTCATAAATGTTGTGacagaaaaaaataaattgttttgggttttcttttatgtataaaaataaaaacccaaTTGAGTTTATTCGCTTAAATTTTCTTGAGAATTCTTTATCTTAAATAGAtaggaaatataaaaattaaactaggTTTTAGCTTCTTTTTACATAATTTGGTTGAGTGCAAACAGGGTTCTAATAGATTGATTGAtggttaaattctgctattagtccTTTTACTTGGCGAAAGTTTTGCTTTAATTTCATCCACTGTAttcacttttcaaaatttgaaattttagtgcTGTTCcatttggttaaattcaattactagtttCGTATTATGCGTACGGTTATAGATTTAGTCCATATTCTTTAATTAAATCATTATAAGCCCTATTCTTtccaaaatttgaaaattcaGTCTTGATGCAAATGATTGTTGTTAATCAATTAACTGGATTTTTAGTGAGTAGTATGTGGAAATAGCAAGCTAACATGGCATTACACGTGGCAATACGCCTGGTGAGgactcaaattttaaaaattgaaaattacaGGGATTAAAAGtaaccaaattaaagtatagagactaaatcaACAAATTTTGTAAAATACATGAACTAATATCTCAATTTAACCTTGATTGATTGAATGAAATAACCTTGTTGAGCAAGTTCGGCTTTTCTTGGAGAAGTCTTCCAAGTGTTGCTTATTGGGTCGAGCTTGAGTTTTAAGTTTGGGGTTAAAAATGGCTGAAATTGTTAGCTTTACTATTTGTTTACAGTGGTAGACATGGTTTTGTGGTGGCAATAACGGGTATCGAAAACGTTGGGAAAGGTTTGATTCGAGATGGGACCGGGTTTGTAACATTCCCTGTGAAGTATCAATGTGTTGTTTTCAGACCATTTAAAGGGGAAATCTTGGAAGCTGCTGTTACTATGGTGAACAAGGcatgtttctttttttctttcttgggCCCGTTTTCATTATTTGATTTCTACCATGATGTGTTTATGGTTGTAACTAGATTTTATGGTTTCCATGCAGATGGGGTTCTTTGCCGAAGCCGGGCCTGTTCAAATTTTTGTTTCGAACCATGTAAGTCTTGTTAAAAATCTTGGTATCTGACTAGAACAGTTTCGAGAAAATGCTTCTATAATCTTTCGCTTTGATTGTATTACCATATGTTGTTTCCGAGGTTTGAAATACTATTCGATCAATGATATTTTCTGTATGTCGAGATAAAGTTAGAGACTTTATTAAGCAAATTGCATTTGGAGGATTGAAATTATTCGTTTTCTGTTCTGGTTGACAACATATGAAAGAACATGAGTTTCATTTTTCGAGATTCCATGTCTTTAAGATTAATGTGTGAGGGATGACGAACtagggtaaaagtatcatggggGCTCCTATACTAGTAGttggattgcattttgccccgtatgctcaaaaaatgggcaaattagtccttgTATGTTAAAGAGCAAACTGgtctttctgttaaaaatttcatctatttctactgttaaaaattaaTCATTGTACCTCAACATGAGGTATATGTGGCAAGTCACATGTTACTGTTTAGTTATTCCATCAATCACACCATTTTTTAACAGTACAAACGGATAATTTTTTACAGAAATGATCAATTTACCTTTTGATCTAACATACAAGGgtttaatttgctcattttttgagTTGAGAGGGCAAAATGCAATTCAACTCCTAGTACAAGGGCATCAATAATACTTTTACCGAAGAACTAGCTTCATTCGTTAACCATTTCTGCTCGGATTTGTTTTAACGACTTAAAATTGAATCTAGAGAACTTCTGTAAGTCAGTACCATAATTTCTTATGTTACTCGTTAATAGTAGTGAAGTTTCGTTGTCATTTAAGCATTTGCCATATGTTACTCAGATTTTGTTGTGTGATGAAAATTGTGTTCTTTATTCAGTTGATTCCGGATGATATGGAGTTTCAATCCGGAGATATGCCAAATTATACTACGTCTGATGGATCGGTATGCTTAAGTTTCATTTTATGGCAAAGGAAGTTTTCTTTTTGTGGAAATTTCATTTTTGACCTTTTCATCGATATGTTTTCAGGTTAAGATTCAAAAGGACAGTGAAGTTCGCTTGAAGATAATTGGAACTCGAGTAGATGCTACTGAAATAGTATAAAATCTCGACCCTTTCTTCCTCTTCATTATTATCCCACACATAGTTCCTATAATTATTTGTGCCGTGAATCACAATCTCGACATTTTAAAGGCTCGAGTCACTTAGATGCCAACCGTAGAGTCTTTTAAGCTCTCACTTGGAATTGCTAGCTATAGTGCCCGGATTCTTGAATACACCCGTGTCAGACAACATAGTCGTATCTATTGACTGATTATCGGAACTGGCCAACAGTCGATATAAGTTGCATTTGTGATTTTTAAAACAAGTTATCCATTTCAATAGGCTGCATTGGCATTCAAGTTTCTTTGTGGTTCTCGGTACTTATTTGTCCGTATAATCTAAAACCCACGTTATCGGTCTCGAAACTCACATCTGTCTACGGTGAGATCGAAGATATCGGAGATTTGAACACGTAGGCAACTTTGTGAGCATACATTATATGCACTTGTTTGAAATCTTTTACTTCATATTTCTGTCGTGTTTCATCCTATGAGCGTTGCATGCTCGAATATGTTGTGTCTAAAATTAATGATTTCCTTTTCTGTGTATTGCAGTTTTGTATTGGAACCATAAAGGATGATTTCTTGGGTGTGATTAATGATCCGACAACAGCTTAATCCGATGTGGGATAAATCTCACAGATCATTCCACCATTTCTATGGACATTGGAATCTTGTTTTTTGTTACAGTTAATACAGTTATTTGAGGATGTGTTAACGGTTGATGTCTGAACTTTCATTAgctgtaaaatttttatttaatttcaaggGCATTAGAATTTTCTTTGGATTGTTACTGTAATAATTATTGATCTAATTTCATGGATAAGCTACATTGAAGGTCACTAAATTTATAGTAAGTTTACTTAATTTCGGAAAATTACAAAATggtcaaaatttttatttaagttactctactattaaagttattattttatggttttcTCTTCTTGCACCAACTAAAAGTTCTTTTCCTTGTTTTTCTATAGTTCAATTATTATTAACTTattgtattaattgttaaatcgTTGTTTAAAATTTGCTAGTCaaactttaaataaataaaaaatatttaacagtttagttatttaaataaaatttttaaatagtttagtgacttgaatgaaaattttaaataatttaatgatttaaataaaaattttaaatacttcACAATGATAGTAAACTTAAGTTGGAAGTATaaagataaaaattatattaaagtaATTATTATAAAGTTAATTTCTACCTTAGAAATGGAATCTCAAACTTTAGTTTCAATGATTTGGCATCCCACTTTCCAAAGCTTTACAGCTTAGCATTTTCTCTCTTTTCATTTGTCAATCAACGTCGTATTtccttttatgttttaaataacaCTAAtcattaatatattaaataatgctTGAGATAATATAAGGATTAATCTCATTAAACATTGTTAAATTATGGTTTAGATTTTGAATTGATACCTAAGCTTAAAATATTCTAATTGAATCctcaaattattgaattattattCAACTTTTTCCATTATGCTAACGTTAGCTTGTGTGCTAAATGACAATTTGGTTCTATTATGAAGTATATTTAAAATAGACAAATCAAATTTGAAATATGAGTATATTTTAAGCGTGAACAACTTGAATTTTGGCGTGTTACAAAAAAGATAATATCATTAAATTTAGGTAGGTTATTATTTTCaacttattaaatttaatttgttcatACAATTAGAGCTACTCAAGGGCTAGATTGCTCAGTCAAGCTCGACGGTCTACCTAAAGTTTAGGAGgattttgataaaatattaagcCTGAAAAATAAGTTTGGATAAAAAGAGATTTGGCCTGTTTATCGGTCCAACCCAATTTATTTTcaagtttataatatgttttctttttttcttttttttttctcatggaCGAGTTTAAATGAGCTTGAGTTAACCATTTACAAATATGGATGAGTTAGAATAAAAATTGAGGTCGATACTTCAAGCCTAGTCAAGCTTAGGCAACTATGCATGATGTTGACACCATACGTCAACCTGATCCAAACCTAACCTTTGAATATCTTTACACACAATTATCACATGTGTGTACGTGTTTTAAATTCAACCTCACATTTAACGTCAAGCTCACAAGTAGACTGATAGAAAAACATGATTAAAATCATACTAATACTTTAAGGATTCAATTAGAACATTTTAAAGcttttaaactaatttttaatATGAGTTATAAATTGGGGACGTCAAGTAAATTAATCCTATATATATTAGCAGGActagaaagagaagaaaaaaataggAAAAAGGTGGTGGAGGGGAAATACTTATTAATTAAGGAACCAAAAGCTAGTTAATTATAATAATGACTGAGGTGTttttttgtgatatatatatatatatatattcttgctGAAGCGTATACTcagctgattttttttttttttttggggtgggGGGTGGCAGCCATGAAATACAGAAAAAGCTTTTGTTTTTGC
Above is a genomic segment from Gossypium arboreum isolate Shixiya-1 chromosome 8, ASM2569848v2, whole genome shotgun sequence containing:
- the LOC108467910 gene encoding DNA-directed RNA polymerase II subunit RPB7, whose protein sequence is MFFHIVLERNMQLHPRHFGRNLRENLVSKLMKDVEGTCSGRHGFVVAITGIENVGKGLIRDGTGFVTFPVKYQCVVFRPFKGEILEAAVTMVNKMGFFAEAGPVQIFVSNHLIPDDMEFQSGDMPNYTTSDGSVKIQKDSEVRLKIIGTRVDATEIFCIGTIKDDFLGVINDPTTA